The DNA sequence ACATCACCAAAATGAATCTTTCAGAATTTCTTTTATCCAAAAAACCCATCCTGCTTGACGGCGCTATGGGCACCCAACTGGCCAAAGCCGGTTTGGCCATGGGCGGCCAGAACAGCGTGACCCATCCCCAAGAAGTGCTGGCCGTACACCAACAGTACGCTGCTTGCGGCATTGACCTGCTGATCACCAATACCCTGACCATGAACCGGATTTACATTGAAACCCATAACCTGAAGGTAGACGTGCGCGAGGTCAACCTGGCCGGAGCCAAATTGGCCAGAACCGCCGCGCAGCCGGGCCAGTACGTTTTGGGCAATCTTAGCTCAACGGGCCAAATGCTGGAACCCTACGGCAACCTGGCGGAAACAGCGGCTTACGAGACCTTTAAGGAGCAGGCCCTGATTTTGGCCGAAGGCGGGGTTGATGGTTTTATCATTGAGACCATGTTTGACCTGCGCGAGGCCCTGGCTGCGCTGCGGGCTTGCCAGGATGCGGCTGACCTGCCGGTCATCGCCTCAATAGCCTTTGTCACGTCAAATAAGGGGGGGCGCACCATGATGGGCAATTCGGCGGCGGAATGTGCCCAAGCTCTGACCGAAACCGGCGCCTGCGCCGTTGGCGCAAATTGCGGCAGCATTGATCCCGTGCAAATGGCCGAAGTGGTGGCCATGATGCGCCAGGCCACCTCATTGCCTATTATGGCCCAACCTAATGCGGGCCAGCCCAAGTTAGTGGACGAGCAAACTGTGTTTGACATGCTGCCCCAGGAATTTGCGGCCGGTATGTCGCAATGTTTATCCGCCGGGGCACAGTTGGTGGGCGGTTGTTGTGGCACCTCTCCCGCCCACATCCTGGCCCTGACGGACATGTTACTTTCTCAGGAAAGTTAAAAGTTATGGCCACGCCCAGAAGCAAACTGAAGGCCACAATTTTTGACGTCGGTGGCGTGCTTATTCGCACACATAGCCGAGCCGGGCGGGAGAAGTGGGCGGCCCGGTTGGGGATGGATAGTTGGCAATTTGAAAGTTTTGTCTTCAACGGGGAATCGGGCCGGCAGGCGCAGTTGGGGCAAAAAACGTTTGACCGGCATTGGCGCTGGCTGGGCGATTATTTTGGCCTGAACGAAGCCGACCTGGCCCAAATGCGCCATGATTTTTTTGCCGG is a window from the Anaerolineae bacterium genome containing:
- a CDS encoding homocysteine S-methyltransferase family protein, whose product is MNLSEFLLSKKPILLDGAMGTQLAKAGLAMGGQNSVTHPQEVLAVHQQYAACGIDLLITNTLTMNRIYIETHNLKVDVREVNLAGAKLARTAAQPGQYVLGNLSSTGQMLEPYGNLAETAAYETFKEQALILAEGGVDGFIIETMFDLREALAALRACQDAADLPVIASIAFVTSNKGGRTMMGNSAAECAQALTETGACAVGANCGSIDPVQMAEVVAMMRQATSLPIMAQPNAGQPKLVDEQTVFDMLPQEFAAGMSQCLSAGAQLVGGCCGTSPAHILALTDMLLSQES